From one Sphingomonas sp. BT-65 genomic stretch:
- a CDS encoding heavy metal sensor histidine kinase, with protein MPRSIAGRLALMFALAVTAVSTIAGIALFTFQSQQIQHHKREELSARFQIVERMVKDSTYASKWKMISGKLRDFTPPDRSLYFIVESPDPRFAFHSGALAGAQWKGPREGFGKAIMPDRKYLTLARTIPAAGERPKVRLVIALGRKYVDETETGLAIGIAVMSLLAIVAVAALGWWIARRSLASVDRLSEHARLLSAENMAQRLPTETLPAELSGLVLSLNDALDRVADSYQRLSTFNADVAHELRTPLANMIGGTQVALSRDRPVRELEEVLQSNLEELDRMRRIVNDMLFLARADQGEVAANLTVCSLAEETRKSAEFMAPVMEEAGVTLQIDGDAEVPIERSLFGRAITNLLDNAVLHGETPGRVTVTIAYEGDAASIGVSNPGAAIDPAHLDRIFDRFYRIDPARFNGGESHGFGLALVKAVARMHGGSVFARNEPGRICIGFTVARSIASGGD; from the coding sequence ATGCCGCGTTCGATCGCCGGACGGCTGGCGCTGATGTTCGCGCTGGCGGTGACCGCAGTGTCGACGATCGCCGGCATCGCGCTGTTCACGTTCCAGTCGCAGCAGATCCAACACCACAAACGTGAGGAGCTGAGCGCGCGCTTCCAGATCGTCGAGCGGATGGTCAAGGATTCGACCTATGCCAGCAAATGGAAGATGATCTCGGGCAAGCTCCGGGACTTCACACCGCCGGACCGCAGCCTCTATTTCATCGTCGAGAGCCCCGACCCGCGCTTCGCCTTCCACTCCGGCGCCCTCGCCGGCGCGCAATGGAAGGGCCCGCGCGAAGGGTTCGGCAAGGCGATCATGCCCGATCGCAAGTACCTGACGCTCGCACGCACGATCCCCGCGGCTGGGGAGCGTCCCAAGGTCCGCCTCGTCATCGCGCTCGGCAGAAAATATGTCGACGAGACCGAGACCGGCCTCGCGATCGGCATCGCGGTCATGTCGCTCCTCGCCATCGTCGCGGTCGCCGCGCTCGGCTGGTGGATCGCCCGCCGCAGCCTGGCGTCGGTCGACCGGCTGTCCGAGCATGCGCGGCTGCTGAGCGCCGAGAATATGGCCCAGCGCCTGCCGACGGAGACCTTGCCCGCCGAGCTGTCGGGGCTGGTGCTGTCGCTCAACGACGCGCTCGATCGCGTCGCGGACAGCTATCAGCGGCTGTCGACCTTTAACGCCGATGTCGCGCACGAGCTGCGCACGCCGCTTGCCAACATGATCGGCGGCACCCAGGTCGCGCTGTCGCGCGACCGTCCGGTGCGCGAGCTCGAGGAGGTGCTCCAGTCCAACCTCGAAGAGCTCGACCGGATGCGCCGCATCGTCAACGACATGCTCTTTCTCGCGCGCGCCGACCAGGGCGAAGTGGCAGCGAACCTGACTGTCTGCTCGCTCGCCGAGGAAACGCGCAAGAGCGCGGAGTTCATGGCGCCCGTCATGGAAGAGGCTGGCGTCACGCTGCAGATCGACGGCGATGCCGAGGTCCCGATCGAACGATCGCTGTTCGGGCGCGCGATAACCAACCTGCTCGACAATGCCGTGCTTCACGGCGAAACCCCGGGCCGGGTTACCGTCACGATCGCCTACGAAGGAGATGCCGCGTCGATCGGCGTATCCAATCCCGGCGCGGCGATTGACCCCGCCCATCTCGACCGCATCTTCGACCGTTTCTACCGGATCGATCCCGCACGCTTTAACGGTGGCGAAAGTCATGGTTTCGGCTTGGCGCTCGTCAAGGCAGTTGCCCGCATGCACGGCGGATCGGTCTTTGCCCGGAATGAACCCGGGCGCATATGCATTGGCTTCACCGTGGCGCGCTCGATTGCGTCGGGCGGGGATTGA
- a CDS encoding heavy metal response regulator transcription factor yields MKILIVEDETKTIHYLRRGLAEQGYAVDYATDGEDGLHLACTGDYDAIVLDVMLPRLDGISLLAALRVERDTPVIMLTARDTVDDRLRGLGAGADDYLVKPFSFLELLARLQAIVRRGRGQEATQVRIADLHVDLIARRATRGRRRLNLTAKEFALLALLARRRSQIVSKTVITELVWDINFDTNTNVVEVAIKRLRAKLEAPGEDKLLHTVRGMGYVLEPRDEVAA; encoded by the coding sequence GTGAAGATTCTGATCGTCGAGGACGAAACCAAGACCATCCACTATCTGCGCCGCGGCCTCGCGGAACAGGGCTACGCCGTCGATTATGCGACCGACGGCGAGGACGGGCTGCACCTTGCGTGCACCGGCGACTATGACGCGATCGTGCTCGACGTGATGCTGCCCAGGCTCGACGGCATTTCGCTACTCGCTGCGCTGCGCGTGGAACGCGATACGCCGGTGATCATGCTCACCGCCCGCGATACGGTCGATGACCGGCTGCGCGGACTCGGTGCGGGTGCGGACGACTATCTGGTCAAGCCCTTCTCCTTCCTCGAGCTGCTGGCCCGGCTGCAGGCGATCGTGCGCCGCGGCCGCGGGCAGGAGGCGACTCAGGTCCGGATCGCCGACCTGCATGTCGACCTCATCGCGCGGCGCGCGACGCGCGGGCGGCGGCGGCTCAACCTCACCGCGAAGGAGTTCGCGCTGCTCGCGCTGCTCGCGCGGCGGCGTTCGCAGATCGTGTCCAAGACGGTGATCACCGAGCTCGTCTGGGACATCAATTTCGATACCAACACCAATGTCGTAGAGGTCGCGATCAAGCGGCTTCGCGCCAAGCTCGAGGCGCCGGGCGAGGACAAGCTCCTGCACACCGTGCGCGGCATGGGCTATGTGCTCGAACCGCGCGACGAGGTGGCCGCGTGA
- a CDS encoding efflux transporter outer membrane subunit, which translates to MNRSILLSLPLLAILAGCAHTPAAVPTPSNLPARWETATPMPTGEIPGAWWSSFGDPVLDGLIDSGQQHNVDLRIAAERVIASHALRRAATAGFFPEISAEAGVSAARRTAGDSASVGLGASWEPDIGGRLSAAVRAARSDASATAADAEAVRLLLIEEIARAYIDYRLQRALIALTTRTVMAQEETLRITRDRFEFGMASALDVERASALVSQTRSEHAVASEAADADRFRLAYLLSTTPEDITARLATGDAIPAADPLAVLRSPADVLAARPDIRAAEARYAAMAARRDGTAGLRLPSLSLSGLVGLDAGGIGSLLDGGTTIASVAAALVLPVLDFGRRRAELDAADSQLREAGLDYERVVRGALQETQTGIVSYLQGQVRERELGRAMEAARRAAELSQLQYREGTLSQLEVLDAARTVYQAERDHARALADVSARLVSLHRQMGVAPAAPAMASGGGGTGQ; encoded by the coding sequence ATGAACAGAAGCATCCTCCTTTCCCTCCCCCTCCTCGCCATTCTCGCCGGTTGCGCGCATACCCCCGCCGCAGTCCCCACTCCCAGCAATCTGCCTGCGCGCTGGGAAACGGCAACCCCGATGCCAACTGGCGAGATACCCGGCGCGTGGTGGTCGAGCTTCGGCGACCCCGTGCTCGACGGCCTGATCGACAGCGGACAGCAGCACAATGTCGATCTCCGCATCGCGGCGGAGCGCGTGATCGCCTCCCACGCGCTCCGCCGTGCCGCCACCGCCGGGTTCTTCCCTGAAATCAGCGCCGAAGCTGGCGTTTCCGCGGCCCGCCGCACCGCAGGCGATTCCGCCAGCGTCGGGCTCGGCGCGAGCTGGGAGCCTGATATTGGCGGGCGCCTGTCTGCCGCGGTCCGCGCCGCGCGCTCGGACGCCAGCGCCACCGCCGCCGATGCCGAGGCGGTCCGGCTGCTGCTGATCGAAGAGATCGCGCGCGCCTATATCGACTATCGCCTGCAGCGCGCACTGATCGCGCTGACTACGCGAACCGTCATGGCGCAGGAGGAAACGCTACGCATCACACGCGACCGCTTCGAATTCGGCATGGCCAGCGCGCTTGATGTCGAGCGTGCCTCGGCGCTGGTCTCGCAGACGCGCTCGGAGCATGCCGTGGCGAGCGAAGCAGCGGACGCGGATCGGTTCCGCCTCGCCTATCTGCTGTCGACGACGCCCGAAGACATCACGGCGCGGCTGGCCACCGGCGATGCAATTCCCGCCGCCGATCCGCTCGCGGTGCTGCGTTCGCCCGCCGATGTCCTCGCCGCGCGGCCCGATATCCGTGCAGCCGAGGCGCGCTATGCGGCGATGGCGGCGCGGCGCGACGGCACGGCGGGGCTTCGCCTGCCTTCGCTTTCGCTGTCGGGCCTGGTCGGCCTCGATGCGGGCGGGATCGGCAGCCTGCTCGACGGCGGGACAACGATCGCGTCGGTTGCCGCCGCGCTGGTTCTCCCGGTTCTCGATTTCGGACGGCGCCGTGCCGAGCTCGATGCGGCGGATTCGCAGCTGCGCGAGGCCGGGCTCGACTATGAGCGCGTCGTGCGCGGCGCGCTGCAGGAAACACAGACGGGCATCGTCTCCTATCTGCAGGGCCAGGTGCGCGAGCGCGAGCTTGGCCGGGCGATGGAGGCCGCACGGCGCGCGGCGGAGCTGTCGCAGCTCCAGTATCGCGAGGGCACGCTGTCGCAGCTCGAGGTTCTCGACGCCGCCCGAACCGTCTATCAGGCGGAGCGGGATCATGCTCGGGCGCTGGCGGACGTGTCGGCGCGGCTGGTCTCGCTCCACCGGCAGATGGGCGTCGCGCCCGCCGCGCCGGCCATGGCAAGCGGAGGCGGCGGCACGGGGCAGTGA